tggttgtgggcacatccccaggagggggcgtgcaggaggcagctgatgggtatttctctctcattgatgtttctgactctctatccctctcccttcctctctgtaaaaaaaacaataaaacatattttttaataaaaataaaaataaattacatttttaaaaaatgatgagagaatcatggattggctgcctcctgcacgcccccctactggggatgcagccgGAAACCCGCACATGTGATCTTGAATGGTATTGAACCTgagacttttcagtccacaggccaatgctctatgcactgagccaaaccagccagaacCACAGCATTTTTTAGATGTGTGTGTTCTGAATTATTCTTTATCTGACATTCGCATTTCACCGAGCATCGtggttggagaggaagagagggagacggacagagagagagaaagaaagagagagagagagagagagagagagagagagagagagagagaagagagagagagagattggttgctccCTGTTAGCACCTGAACCAAGGATTGAATATTTTGCTCCACAAGATGGAGCTAAACCAACGGAGACTCTCCTGCTCCCAGGCTTGGTGGCCATACCCAGAGATAAGGGTttgcctggtgtggggtgtggctCCCCATGGGCCTCTCCTGTATGACTGACTCGGCTGGTTCAGAGCTGTGGTTGCCCAGTGTGGTAACTGCTGGCTGCTCTGTGGTGACTCCAGGTCTGCAACATCTCTGCAATCAGTGAGTCCACTTCAGTGACTGAAACACGCACCTGGATGCCCAGCCCACACGGGATGGACCCTGCTGTGAGTCCGGAAGGTCTGCTCTTCACCACCCTGGGCCCCACACCTGGACATCGTCCAGGGGGGAGAGTCAGGACTCAGCAGGAGGGTGAGTGGGTTCTGTGTGACAAACAACTCAGTGACTCCTGCCTCTCCAGCCACGGCGCCCGACCACATGCATCCTCACATCTGGGCTACTTGTTGGCAATGAAACCTATGAAAGCAGCCCTGTTGGGTGGCTATGTGGTTAGACCCTCAAACCAAAGTGTCCCTGGTTTAGGAACCAGTCAAAGGCACTTACATCGGTTGTAGGTATAATCCCCACTCCAGTTGGGGCACAGTGCGGagccaaccaatccatgtgtctctcacatgtcgatgattctctctctccctctctctcctttcctctctgaaatcaataaaaatatgtcttaaagagtaaaaatcaacggaaaatatatcctctggtgaggatttgaaacaaaattaaaaataaaacctccgGAAGCAGAAACTCGGGGCATGGGTCCCGCACGCTGGTGCCCTGAGCCCCCCAGGTGGTGGTCCTACTGTGCTTCCTCAACCACAGCCGGTCCTCCCTGGTTCCCACACCCGGGTCACCTGGGGCttcattttgggtttgttttgaaATGATTACAGCGTCACAGGAAGTTGCAACACCAGCCCAGGGAGGTctcatgtattaaaaaaaataaatgcctgcAAGCCGCTTGAGGTGGGTGTAtttaagtgccgggagccggtccatccttgctgtttcaagggacctggcgtatatggcatacagttcttaatatgtttgctcaccttcttggcgctgtgttttaaccaaggtcacttccacgagaaaggttgaatccccaggtagggattttcccctgaagttagggagggaataaaacccctcaactaagtgccaggcgggtaattaatcactttaactatgaacaatcatgcttaagctacataatctttactccctggaatggagataagaaacgccctaacctttgtaatagagattgataggattgaatcaactggtataaatacagatgtaacaagacagagagagacagaactcagaacacagaacttagaacacagggcttggaagacaggaccaagagagacagagcctaggcacagaacctacacagaacgttctctagggacagaagaacttcgctggcgagagcatgccggaggatcctggacagggactggcctcggagcctggaggcggagcctggcgagagagcatggcaggggatcctggactgaacctgactgcggagattggcaggagagcctgactagaacctggtgactgaacctgactggagaacctagtgagggaacatggctacagaacctggctggaaaatctggagaacctagcaagagaacatgtacacagaacctggctggagatcctaaccagaacctctctggagatccagaccagaacttggcaggagatcctggctagagatcctggttaggctgctgatcaactgaacgctgtctctgtgtcataccttcttcgccgactccgtccacacctctggggacccctggacctgctggggttggaccccggcatttaaGCATCAGAAAGGGTACAGGATGGTGGGCCTACACCCCTGTTTCCTCCGTTCCGGCTCTTTTCAGAGTCCACCGTGACTCTGGTCCTGACAGAATCAGCATCTCTCAATCCAACTCCCTCTGGAactctgttttgtttctcttgttaatcctcacccaaggttatttttcccattggtttttgaGAGCGAGAGgaatggaggaaaggagagaggagaggtggggagggagggagagaagatggggagagaaagatagggtGAGAACAATTAATCATTTCTTGGATAAGCTTCTGCTGGACAAGTTTATGACCTGCGTGCCCCTGGAGCTATTCATAGCAGTTAGACCTTCACCAGGGGGACACACCCAGGAGAGAGACCCTTCCAATGCCTTGTGTGTCCCAAGGGGTTCATTCAGGCCTCGGACCTCCACGTCCACCAGCGGATCCACACGGGGGAGAAGTCGTTCGGCTGTAAAGTCTGCAAGAAGAGGTTCACCCACGAGTCCACGCTGCGTGGAAGATCTCGACGGTCAACACCACTGTCAAGGACAGGTGCCCGAGGTGGGTACTAACCATCACACCTGCTCATAGAAAAGGAACAGGCctggggcccgggggaggggtgcggggagggggcagtgactGTCCCGAGGTCACACAGGGAATGAGTCCTGAGCTGGGATTTGACCCCAAGTAGGGTGCCCTGGGCATGCCTGCTGGGCCCTTGTGAGAAACTGCCTCTCCCTTCCAGGAAACACCAGCAGAAGCCCAGCTCGGGACTCACTTGGCACGTCTGGGTCTCCTGTGCACTTATCTCATGGCCCCACACGCATGTGGTCGGTGTGATGTTGTCCTGCAGACAAATCCCATGATACCTCGTGGaggcaatctgggtatgtgcggTCCCTTTCTAGGAGAGCTCAGCTACAGGCGTCAGCACTCACTGAAGTGCCTCCTCTCCTCACTCCAGAGTCTGCTCAGTGGCACTGTCTACTCTCCGTGACTCAGAGTTGCCCAGAGTCAGAGCCTGGCACACCCACGGGAGAAGGATGGGGGCCTAGAGGTAGAGCTCCAAATGGCAGCAGTGGGCTGGCCATAGCTGGCCTTCCTCACACCACCAAGAACCACCAACTCATTCCACAGACATCTAAGGAGCCATGATTGCTCCTGAGGGCGGGGAGCCCTTTCCACCCTGGCCTCTGGGATAGCCGCCTGCCATGGTGCTGCAGGCAGCCCCCTCCAGCTCCCCTGGCCACCAGGAGCCAACCGTGCCccgcctggctcctccctggtctaAGCAGACCTGCACCCCAATGTCCTCGGGTCCTTCCCAGCTGTTTCTGCCCAAAACCCCGCTTTCGCGGGAGGCGGGTCCTGGGTCGGTGAGCGGGTGGAGCTGCCCACGGTGGGGGCTGGTGGAGCTTCTGTTCTGAGTGGACTTGACCTTTTTCCTGAGTTCAAAGTAGTGTGagtttttcttctgaattttgtCCCAGTTCGCAAAGGGCAATGAGAAGTGGAGGCACCCAGATCTCCCCTCCGCCGACCCCTCCtgacccccgcccgccccctccccaacaccccccgTGGAAGGGGCCTCCGCATAGTCCCCTGTCCCCCACTCCCTCGGGCACACACCCTATGGGGCTGGGCGGCGAAGAGGCGGGACGGAGCCCAGGAGAGGAGCAAGGTTGGGCTCCTTGGGCAGAGGGGCAgctgaaggcaggggaggggcctggcagcTGGCTCCATGGTCTGCGACCCtggaaggcaggagggggacGGAGATGCGGGCACTGAGAAGCATGTGGAAACAATTCACCAGCATCTGCCCAGAAATAAAGTCACTGATGAGGTGGCAGCCAGGCCCGGGTTCTGTGGGTCGCCACCCTCGCAGCTGCggtggggggtagggagagggGTTTTGGGGAACCCACCCAGCGCCAGGGCAGCTGATCCTGCCCTTGAGTCTGGAGAGGGGACCCCGTGAGAGGTGATGGAGGTGAAGATTCCCCCATTTCCACCCACGGGAGATACCGGGAGATATGTACACCATCTGCGGGCCCCAGGACCAGGTCACCCCATGTCCCTCTCAGAGGCAGGGAAAGGGCCGGCTCCCCACCAGGGCCGCAGGGGCGGCGGTTCTGGAGACTGGGCTGTGACCAGGAGCCAGGCTGTGCTCCCAGAGGTCTGTGCgggcctggctgggggtggggggggtcttcTGTCCGACCTCCATGGGGTCTGGCCAGGGGCTCTGTAGTTCTTCCCCTGAACCCCCTCCCGGGTATCCGGCCCTAGGCCTGGAACTAGGGCaacacctggcccagccccacctgCTGGGTGAGTGCTGGGAAGAGCCTGGGCCGCCCTCGCCTGGTCCCTGAATCCATCTCAGTCCCAACTTCCAAACACACCCcgaagctgtgacctcctggacccccctcaccctccaggtCCAGCCGCTTCCCATGGCTCAGAAGTTACAGCTTCCGATGGCTCTCACGGGTGACAGTGACCCCACGGTGTGAGGGAGGAGGACAGATGGCAGCGAGCTCCCACTAAGCAGAATCCTACTGGTCTGCGACCGGGTCTCCATCGCTGCAGACCAGGCTGGCTTtttgatgtatttatttattttaaatatattttattgattttttacagagtggaagggagagggacagagagctgcatacatcgatgagagagaaacatcgatcagctgcctcctgctcacccgcTGCTAAGGTacatgtgcccgcaactaaggtacctgcccttgaccagaatcaaacctgggacacttcatcctcaggccgatgctctgcccactgagcccagCAGGGTAGGGCgggcttttttattattttaaaaataaattattttctttttaaattacttctagggacagaaagagagggggcggggagagaaacgTTGAACCTATTGAGCTTGAATcccaaaccagggcatgtgcccaaacggggaatcgaacccgcgaccctccGTGACCCCTCGGCACCCAGGCCCACTGTGGTATCCCTGAGCCACACCCCCCAGGGCAGGGTCTGCATGCCTGGGTCCTTCAAATAGTTCAGACGCGTGCTAAGCCGCTCATAGGCCAACACGCCCCATGGGGCCTCAGGAGTTTCTCTCCGGGAAACCATGTGTGAGCGGATTATGAAAAATGGATCAACCCTGGTCTCTAACCAAtcacagggcagggagggaactGGAAGTGATGCCCGGAGCGGGTATATAAACAGGCAGGTTTCAGCGCCTGGCACAGAGTTCGCCAGTCCGGGCTGCAGGAGCTGCGGGTGTGGGCGCTGCAGAGGCGGTGAGTGGGGCGAGGGCATCCGAGGCCTGGGGTTTGGAAGGGAGTTTTCACAATAAGACAATGTCTGTAGGAGCTGAATTCTCTTAGGATTCTTTTGTGCTGTCTCTTGTCTGGAACAAAGTAGAAATGTTTGGCGGAAATTATAGCTTGATACATACAACATATTAAATCCCATGGAATTCCAGGttgtaaatatttcttttctgtattttcctatAGAATTATGACCAAATAGTGATTATAATTTACCAATGGACTTGCTgtatcttatatttttttaattgatggtttttgaaagagagagagagagagagagagagagagagagagagagagatttgttgttgcacttagcattgcattcattggttgactcttgtctgtgccctgaccaggcatggaATCTGCAAACTTGACCTAGGAGAAAGACACACTGACCAACTGAGCTGTCTTGAGGAGAAGCAATAAATGCTGATGGTATTGTTGAAATAGATTTTGGagctcagccggtgtggctcagttgttgagtgtcaaccaatgaaccaacAGATCACTGGATTGTTTcctagtcaggcacatgcccagttttcaggctcagtccccttTGGGGGGCCAGTAGGTGtaaactaattgatgtttctttcgctctctctctcttcattcatctctctaaaatcaataaaatgaaatattgtttAAGAGAAAAATACTATGGGTTAACTTCCAGGCTACTCAATATGGGACCAGTGAGGGGTGTTTAGCATTGGGTGCATCAGGAGGTGAAACCCATttcattctctcctctcttcccccaggAACTGAGGTCCTGTTACCAAGTCCATACCTTCTGTTGATCTCTATCAGGAGCTGGCTCAGGCCGGGATTGCTGCAGTCCCATTGGAGACGTATCCAGGGAATATGGCTACAGACCAGGCATTTTCCAATGGTCATGGGCACCCacagggcagcctgggctgggcgctGCCACCTGCCAGACGACCCCGGGGAAACCTCACTGAAGGACAGcactgggactctgagaggtgGCACGTGCTCTTCAGAGCCTTCCAACACCCAGAGGACGCGGACCCCCTCCAGAGCGTGCACACAATGTCTGCGCTCCTCCATCGCTGGCTGAGGCCCGAtgtgctcaccaagaagcagatcTTGGATAAGCTTCTGCTGGAGAAGTTCATGACCTGCATGCCCCTGGAGCTGCAGGTCTTGGTGAAGGAGAGGCACGTGCAGAGCTTCGAGGAACTGAAGGTCTTGCTGAGAAATAAGGAGAAACCCAGGAAATGGGTGAGTGGGACCCTCATGATGGGCAGCGGGCAGGGGGCCGGTAAATGTACACAGCGGCattctttaattttctgtgttttattttttaaatagatttttgttgatttcagagagggagggagggagggagatagaaacatcaatgattagaaagaatcattgaatggcaCTTCCTGCATGCCTCAGTTGTTTGCCCTGGACTGCAATAaaattgtgacctcctagttcataggctgatgctccaccactgaaaTTGTGAGTGCTGAGTAGGACACATGATGGGAGTATGATATATCCCGGGTCttatcttgtttaattttctccCCACAGAAGGTCATCACCTTGCAAGAGCAGAAGTATCTTCTGGAGAATTCCTATGTCCAGGTGGCCGATGAGGAAGTCGGTGACACAGACTATGTGTTGGACTTGTCCATGAAGTCCCCATCCCCCATCAGTCAGACGGGGGTACATCCTGAGAACAGCCAGGAGGCCAATGGACAGCCTGGGAACCAGCCAGGAACCAGTGACGTGGTGTGGGGACAGGTGAGTGTGTGATGCCCTGATCTGTGGGGACAGGTGGGAGCCGGTACAAGGGGACTCGGTGACCGTAGCTGCTACAGCATTTGGGACATTTGACACAGGATAGAAAGGGACCCATGAATGCATCCAGCGGATGCATTACGCCCATGGGCATTTCTGAACCAatgtggtccacaggccaataaaaatctaattttccTCTAGGCATTATCAGTCGTGAGGAGTGGGGAGAGCGGGGTTCAGAATCGCTTTGCCTCCACTGTTGGAGGCAGCGAGCAGTTGATTTACCTGGAGAGGCAGCTTAGAGAAGGAAGACTAAGCTCTGTTGCCTTGGCCTCTGTTGATTAGCTGTTGGAGCTTCAGACCCAGGACTGCAGGGCtgtgggtttcattcccagtcaagagcacattcttgagttgcaggttccattccctggCCAGTTGGGGTGATTGCAGGAgtcaaccagtcaatgtgtctctcatatttatgtctctgtctgtctctccttctctctctctcgctctacTTTCTCTATACCACCCTTCCTTGCTATCccaaactcaatggaaaaatatcctggggtgagaattaacaacaacaacaaaaagagtaagGAGTGTAATGTATGGGCTTGACTTAAGGTGTGGTGGGTACACATAAGGACAGACTTGGGAGTATAGGTGATGGCATTGGCCCCAAGGAAGTCTAGGCAGAGCCACAAAACTGTGCTGTTAGGTAAGCTGGGGTCTCAGGTCAGGGAGATGGACAGGAcgggggaaggagggatggagctTCCCACCCCTGGCTTCAGACACATTTAACCCCCCTTGCTTACCCACTGTCAGGGGCAGAAAGTCTTCCTGCCAGAGACGATTCCCATGAAAAGTGATCTGGAGGGTGTGAGACCCATGGAGAATTTGGTGAATTTAGAGAAGGATATGATGGAAGACAGAGAAGAGGCAGCAGTACTCACGTCTCTAGACCCTCCGCTTCCCAGCAGTCCCGGTGAGTATGGATACTGGCCTTGTAGAGTAATGATTATTGTGTCATAAGTCAGCGAGCTAGATACAAGacgccttaatgagccaattGGTTAGGAGTCTTTATTACATGCAGGCTCAGAGCAGAATATCTCTGTCAAATTcggagaaaacaaaggaaagagtATGCCTCTTTTATATCCTTCCAGGtctttgtgtaagttatttttgcagACACCTTGTTACCTTGAGTACATATCGTATCTAACAAACACCTCGCATGGGAATATGATCAGTATCAGCTTCTCAGCCCCTCAGGTTCCATCGCTAGTTTGccaggtcagacagttaagtttatcctttctattttttaagctaaaaaacaaagttaatttACAGAATAACAGACCTTCTGAACATGGCAGAGTTGACTTACAGAACAAGGGACTCTCTGAAAATAGCAGAGCATTTCAAACAGCAGTGTCACAAAACAGAGATTACTGTGCTTCATTATTGATGCCCCCTCTGCTGGGTCCCCACCTGGGCATCCAGCGTGGTCATCTATTGGGGACGGTTGTCTCTCAATGCCAAGCCTCCTCCATCACAGACTCACTGGTGCCCAAAGGTCTAAATTCTTGGGTTTGTTCGTTGATGGGACTGTTTTTCAACTTACATTAGCTTTGGTTCAAAGGCATTTGGTAGTGTTAAAAGTgctcttttaataaaaaaaaatatacttatatttatttttagagagagtggaggggagatggagagagatagaaacatggatgattaggaaaatcattgattggctgccttctgcctggCATCCACCGGGGTGTCGagccccacaacccgggcatgtgccctgacagggagtggAGGTGGCGACCTCTTTTTTCCTGGGTGGTTGCTCAGTCCATGAGCTGAGCTGAAAGTGCTCTTTGATTAATGTTGTGTGTTGAATACTTTCTTTCAGGAGACTCGGTGAAGACAGAGGGGGAGCAGAACCCGCAGGACGGAATTGGTCTGGAGCGTGTGGATGTCCGTGACGTGCCTCCCACCCACGTTCCAGAGACACAGGCTTTGAGTCAGCGTCCAAAGAGAAGAGATTCTGGGAATCCAGGAGGTGCCCCCAAGAGAAAAAGGGGCAACACTCCCACCCCGCAAGAGGAGCCTCAAGAAAGAGCCATGTCGTTGGACAGAGGAGAAGACACCACACGGCACAGGTGCCATTCAGTGGGTGTGTCAAGCACCGTGGAGCCAACTGGTCACCCTGTTGGCAAGGAATCCAGGAGGAAGCTACCCTACGAGTGTGAAGACTGCAGCAAGAGGTTCACCTACAGATCACAGTTAGAACTTCACCTGAGGACACACACAGGAGAGAGACCCTTCCAGTGCCTTGACTGTCCCAAGAGGTTCACTCGGTTCTCAGACCTCCGTGTCCACCAGCGGATCCACACGGGGGAGAAGCCGTTCTGCTGTACATTCTGCGAGAAGAGGTTCACCCACAAGTCCACGCTGCGTGACCACCAGCGGGTCCACACCCAGGAGAAGCCTTACCAGTGCGCCGTCTGCCAGAAAAGGTTCATCCAACGCACGAACCTCAACAAACACATGCGCACCCACTCGGGCCCGAAACCCTACCTGTGTCCCCACTGCCACCTGGCCTTCCGCCATCAGGGGACATTTAAACGCCACCAAAGGACACATGGCAACGAGGTGCCCCCGGGACTCCCGGTCCCTTCTGACCAGGAAGGAAACTAACGGGTCTCTCCCCTGTGTGTCCTCTGGTGAAGGTCTGAGATTTGTAACTGAACCTTTTGTTTCAAAAATGGTCTATGAGCACTGAGACAGACGGGATTCTATGAGTTAGAATTGTGGTTCTTGAGTAATTACTCATGTTTCCTATTGGCCCCATACTCTGTCAGTCTTGCTGtttgtttcaataaatatttcacgATCCAACCCTTATCCCTTGTTTGTCCTCTGTTGTCCTTTATTTCGCTGCAAAATAGGGAGGTCCGAGGAGAGTGGCCACATGCCCTACAGAAAACCCAGTGCCATGTGGATGTCAGATAcaccacattttttattttctaaaaatatataaatgtttgtatGGATTTCGGAGGGGAAggcagaaggcagagagagatggacacatcaatgatgagacaatcATGCACTGatcggttttgctcagtggatagagcgtcggcctttggtCTGAAGGATCCAGGTTCgcttccagtcaaggccatgtctcttggttgcgggcacatccccaggagggggcgtgcaggaggcagctgatcggtatttctctttcattgatgtttc
This is a stretch of genomic DNA from Myotis daubentonii chromosome 15, mMyoDau2.1, whole genome shotgun sequence. It encodes these proteins:
- the LOC132217134 gene encoding zinc finger and SCAN domain-containing protein 5B-like, with protein sequence MATDQAFSNGHGHPQGSLGWALPPARRPRGNLTEGQHWDSERWHVLFRAFQHPEDADPLQSVHTMSALLHRWLRPDVLTKKQILDKLLLEKFMTCMPLELQVLVKERHVQSFEELKVLLRNKEKPRKWKVITLQEQKYLLENSYVQVADEEVGDTDYVLDLSMKSPSPISQTGVHPENSQEANGQPGNQPGTSDVVWGQVSV
- the LOC132217135 gene encoding zinc finger and SCAN domain-containing protein 5B-like, coding for MKSDLEGVRPMENLVNLEKDMMEDREEAAVLTSLDPPLPSSPGDSVKTEGEQNPQDGIGLERVDVRDVPPTHVPETQALSQRPKRRDSGNPGGAPKRKRGNTPTPQEEPQERAMSLDRGEDTTRHRCHSVGVSSTVEPTGHPVGKESRRKLPYECEDCSKRFTYRSQLELHLRTHTGERPFQCLDCPKRFTRFSDLRVHQRIHTGEKPFCCTFCEKRFTHKSTLRDHQRVHTQEKPYQCAVCQKRFIQRTNLNKHMRTHSGPKPYLCPHCHLAFRHQGTFKRHQRTHGNEGSIQASDLHVHLRIHTGEKPFGCKVCKKRFTHESTLRGRSPLSTPLSRTGAQEDADALQSVHTMSALLHRWLRPDVLTKKQILDKLLLEKFMTCMPLELQVLVKERRVQSFEELKVLLRNKEKPRKWKVITLQEQKYLLENSYVQVADEEVGDTDYVLDLSMKSPSPISQTGVHPENSQEVNGQPGNQPGTSDVVWGQVSV